In the Alteromonas sp. M12 genome, one interval contains:
- a CDS encoding peptidase domain-containing ABC transporter: MNSTTFPRPESLLNFSSRHSLPCVLQTEASECGLACLAMISGFYGYEIDLTSIRSRFSISAHGATLKQIMQIAGQMELSSRALRLEMEQLTELQTPCILHWELKHFVVLKKVTRHKVYIHDPAIGERVLELAEVDKLFTGIALELTPTPAFEKGKQKRKLSLSHFWNRINGLKRSLAIILLLSIFIQVFALIQPYYMQTVIDDVILRSDLNLLTVLAFGFGLLLLIDTGTSYIRQTVILNLSSRLNIQMAANVFTHLIRLPLDYFSKRHMGDVVSRFGSLQSIRELLTTGLVTVFVDGLMATLTVWVMFLYDRKLTFIVLAIVFLYALLRYLFYKPLKRLTEESIVSSAKENSHFMESVRAIQTIKLFEKETDRQSQWQNKLAEAMNKEIRLQRWNIGFDTANKILFGLENIIVIYFAALAVTNNTLSVGMLFAFVSYKSRFINSMNNLIEKLIEFRMLELHCERLADVVYTSKDPMVKEFKNPRLTSSTSEHDKIHGEISLVNLGFSYSQLDAPVFQNINHTFESGSTIAIVGPSGCGKSTLMKCMMGLLQPTNGQVLVDGIALSNIDSYRQSIAAVMQDDVLLTGSIAENIACLSTNIDMQKIVYCAHLACIHEDIAKTSMQYNTLVGDMGANLSGGQKQRIILARALYKEPRILFLDEATSHLDVQNEMAINNHIKQLSITRVIIAHRPQTIASADKVLSLENGRLSDVTSSIKQP; encoded by the coding sequence ATGAATAGTACTACTTTTCCTCGCCCCGAAAGTTTGCTTAACTTTAGCTCTCGCCACTCACTGCCCTGCGTATTGCAAACGGAAGCGTCTGAGTGTGGCCTAGCGTGTTTAGCGATGATCAGCGGATTTTATGGATATGAAATAGATTTAACCAGTATTCGAAGCCGCTTTTCCATTTCTGCCCATGGGGCTACGTTAAAACAAATTATGCAAATAGCAGGTCAGATGGAGTTGTCTTCAAGGGCATTACGCCTTGAGATGGAACAACTAACTGAATTGCAAACACCCTGTATTTTACATTGGGAACTGAAGCACTTTGTAGTATTAAAAAAAGTCACTAGACATAAAGTGTATATTCATGACCCTGCGATTGGAGAGCGGGTATTAGAGCTTGCCGAAGTTGACAAACTATTCACCGGAATAGCACTAGAGCTAACCCCGACCCCAGCGTTTGAGAAAGGCAAACAAAAACGAAAGTTATCCTTGAGTCATTTTTGGAATCGAATTAATGGATTGAAGCGCAGTTTAGCCATTATTTTATTGCTTTCAATCTTCATCCAAGTTTTTGCATTGATCCAACCTTATTACATGCAAACCGTCATCGATGATGTGATTTTGCGTTCCGACCTCAATTTACTCACGGTTTTGGCATTTGGATTCGGCTTGCTCTTACTGATAGATACGGGCACCTCATACATTCGCCAAACGGTCATTTTAAATCTATCAAGCCGCCTAAACATTCAAATGGCAGCAAATGTATTTACGCACCTTATAAGGTTACCTCTAGATTATTTTAGTAAACGCCACATGGGTGATGTTGTTTCACGGTTTGGCTCGCTACAAAGCATACGAGAACTGCTAACAACCGGGTTAGTGACGGTATTTGTTGATGGCTTAATGGCGACTCTCACTGTCTGGGTAATGTTTTTATATGACCGCAAATTAACTTTCATCGTTTTAGCAATCGTCTTTCTGTATGCACTACTGCGCTATCTTTTTTACAAACCATTAAAACGCTTAACCGAAGAAAGCATTGTTTCTTCGGCTAAAGAAAACAGCCATTTTATGGAATCGGTAAGAGCAATTCAGACCATCAAGCTATTTGAAAAGGAAACGGACAGACAAAGTCAGTGGCAAAACAAACTTGCGGAAGCCATGAATAAAGAAATACGTTTACAGCGCTGGAATATCGGCTTTGATACAGCGAATAAAATTCTGTTTGGGCTGGAAAACATAATTGTTATTTATTTTGCAGCACTGGCAGTCACTAACAATACGCTGAGTGTGGGGATGCTTTTTGCATTTGTCAGTTATAAATCCCGCTTTATCAATTCTATGAATAACCTAATTGAAAAATTGATAGAATTTAGGATGCTAGAGCTACATTGTGAACGACTTGCTGATGTAGTTTACACCTCGAAAGATCCCATGGTTAAGGAATTCAAAAACCCGCGACTAACCAGCTCAACATCCGAGCACGATAAAATACACGGCGAAATTAGCTTAGTTAATTTAGGGTTTTCATATAGCCAACTTGATGCACCTGTATTCCAAAATATAAACCACACATTCGAGTCAGGCTCTACCATCGCTATCGTTGGTCCTAGTGGCTGCGGCAAGAGTACGTTAATGAAGTGCATGATGGGATTACTGCAACCCACAAATGGACAAGTTTTGGTCGATGGCATTGCTCTTTCAAACATAGATAGCTATCGACAAAGCATTGCAGCGGTAATGCAAGATGACGTGCTTCTAACCGGATCTATTGCAGAAAATATTGCGTGCCTTTCAACCAATATCGATATGCAGAAAATTGTTTATTGCGCCCACTTGGCCTGTATTCATGAGGATATCGCTAAAACCAGTATGCAATACAACACTTTGGTAGGCGATATGGGCGCCAATTTAAGCGGCGGTCAAAAGCAACGCATTATTTTAGCCAGAGCGCTATACAAAGAGCCGCGAATTTTGTTTTTGGATGAAGCCACCAGCCATTTAGATGTGCAAAACGAAATGGCGATAAACAATCATATTAAACAGTTATCGATCACACGAGTGATCATCGCTCACCGTCCACAAACCATAGCCAGCGCCGACAAGGTGTTGAGCTTGGAGAATGGCAGATTAAGCGATGTGACTTCGTCGATAAAACAGCCGTAA
- a CDS encoding HlyD family efflux transporter periplasmic adaptor subunit, with protein MQESLFRQSAIDHQKNRLHGEILLIPTSSHVLVTLFVSAWIIAALAWLVTSQYARKESVAGWLEPPNGVVKVFPETTSGRIERVLVKEGQFVSEGQALLVIDGDRTLSSGSSLQTTLLDEYKNQQRILLAQIERVEIIDTITIQNAQSKLLAMGQDIIRLDAQIETLQKRHSLVSSRYQNYQSMRKSGHISKADLEQVLEQKLGLQNQEQALQREKINLNNDINATKNQLLTLPQNQLNQANQIKSKLSDLALKIAQLSSQSRHVLKASRDGLISNLQAQVGQQTNLNTPLLSVVPQESQIQAKLLVPVKAIGFVEQGQPIQIRYDAFPYQKFGLYQGTITSVSDAVILPNEVHYAPLNIQEPVYLVHATLESQSVSAYGKKLSLKSGMTLSADVQLGERSLLEWIFEPLLSLRGRI; from the coding sequence ATGCAAGAATCTCTGTTTAGGCAAAGCGCTATCGATCACCAAAAAAATCGGCTTCACGGTGAGATATTGCTTATCCCTACCTCTTCTCATGTATTAGTGACGCTTTTTGTGAGTGCCTGGATTATTGCAGCTTTAGCTTGGTTAGTAACAAGTCAATACGCGCGCAAAGAGAGCGTTGCTGGATGGTTAGAGCCGCCAAATGGCGTTGTCAAAGTGTTTCCTGAAACGACATCAGGTCGAATAGAGCGGGTGCTAGTTAAAGAGGGACAATTCGTATCAGAAGGCCAAGCACTGCTTGTAATAGACGGAGACCGCACACTTAGCAGCGGCTCAAGTTTGCAAACAACCTTGCTTGATGAATATAAAAATCAGCAACGTATATTATTGGCACAAATAGAACGAGTCGAAATAATCGACACCATAACGATTCAAAATGCCCAGTCAAAACTATTGGCAATGGGTCAAGACATCATTAGGCTCGATGCTCAGATTGAGACACTTCAAAAACGTCATTCTCTGGTTTCTTCACGCTACCAGAACTATCAATCGATGCGCAAATCTGGACATATTTCCAAAGCTGATTTAGAGCAGGTTTTAGAACAAAAACTGGGGTTACAAAATCAAGAACAGGCATTGCAGAGAGAAAAAATAAACTTAAACAATGATATCAATGCAACCAAGAATCAATTATTAACGCTACCACAAAATCAGTTAAACCAAGCCAATCAGATAAAATCTAAACTCAGCGACCTAGCACTAAAAATAGCCCAGTTAAGCAGTCAAAGTCGACATGTATTAAAGGCTTCGCGAGATGGTTTAATATCGAATCTCCAAGCCCAAGTGGGTCAACAAACGAATCTAAACACCCCCTTGCTTTCAGTCGTGCCGCAAGAAAGTCAGATTCAGGCGAAACTTTTAGTGCCAGTAAAAGCGATTGGATTTGTTGAACAGGGCCAACCTATACAAATTCGTTATGACGCTTTCCCATATCAAAAGTTTGGATTGTATCAAGGCACTATTACGAGTGTTTCCGATGCAGTGATTTTACCTAATGAGGTGCACTATGCTCCCCTGAATATTCAAGAACCTGTCTATTTAGTGCATGCCACCCTCGAATCCCAGTCAGTATCAGCGTATGGCAAAAAGCTAAGTTTAAAATCAGGAATGACGTTATCAGCAGATGTGCAATTGGGCGAACGCAGTTTACTTGAGTGGATATTTGAGCCGTTGTTGAGTTTGCGGGGTAGAATCTAA
- a CDS encoding DUF962 domain-containing protein has translation MADKEYKSFSQFYPFYLREHQNPVCRRLHFVGSFLILLTLAFIFTTGQWRYLLVLPVLGYGFAWVGHFFFEHNRPATFTYPLYSFLGDWVMFKDMLVGKIKF, from the coding sequence ATGGCAGATAAAGAATACAAAAGTTTTTCTCAATTTTATCCGTTTTACTTGCGAGAACATCAGAACCCAGTCTGTCGCAGACTGCACTTTGTAGGATCCTTTTTAATCTTGCTTACACTGGCCTTTATATTTACCACTGGGCAATGGCGTTATCTTCTAGTATTGCCGGTTTTAGGCTATGGATTTGCATGGGTTGGACACTTTTTCTTTGAACATAATCGGCCAGCGACATTTACTTACCCCCTTTATAGTTTTTTAGGCGATTGGGTAATGTTTAAAGACATGCTAGTTGGCAAAATAAAATTTTAA
- a CDS encoding co-chaperone YbbN encodes MQNFVNLNIENFQQVIIEESKEKHVLVNFWAPNLEMCEQLTPILEKLASQHAEHLIYANVNCEQEQQIAQQFGIQSLPTVILVKDGQPVDGFAGPMMEEQIQELLEKHLPNAEDGLYEKAVALVNQGDYQQAFTIAKQAHDLASERADIALVLADCYVELGNTKQAQLLLDNILLVDQNGYYHSIVGKVELVEKASESPEIKQLQAQLEQQPDNLELKVELAVQLHQANKPEDALELLFAVLKKDLSFGDARKYTLDMINAMPDGDPLKSKSRRTMYSLLY; translated from the coding sequence ATGCAGAATTTTGTAAACCTGAATATAGAAAATTTTCAACAAGTCATAATCGAAGAGTCTAAAGAAAAGCATGTGCTGGTGAATTTCTGGGCACCGAATTTGGAAATGTGTGAACAACTCACACCCATTTTGGAAAAGCTTGCTAGTCAGCATGCCGAGCATTTGATTTATGCCAATGTAAATTGCGAACAAGAGCAGCAAATTGCACAACAGTTTGGGATTCAAAGTTTACCCACTGTTATTCTAGTTAAAGACGGTCAACCGGTTGACGGATTTGCGGGCCCTATGATGGAAGAGCAAATTCAGGAATTGTTAGAAAAACATTTGCCTAATGCTGAAGATGGTTTGTATGAAAAAGCCGTCGCTTTAGTTAACCAAGGCGATTATCAACAAGCTTTTACTATCGCGAAGCAAGCCCATGATTTGGCGTCTGAAAGGGCCGATATAGCCCTAGTGTTAGCCGATTGTTATGTGGAGTTAGGCAACACCAAACAGGCTCAACTGTTGTTAGATAACATTCTTTTAGTCGATCAAAATGGTTATTACCACAGTATTGTTGGCAAAGTAGAGTTAGTTGAAAAAGCATCCGAGTCGCCGGAAATAAAACAACTGCAAGCTCAGTTGGAACAACAGCCAGATAATTTAGAACTGAAAGTTGAATTAGCTGTGCAATTGCATCAAGCCAATAAACCTGAAGATGCATTAGAATTACTTTTCGCAGTGCTTAAAAAGGACTTAAGTTTTGGGGATGCACGCAAATATACTTTGGATATGATTAATGCGATGCCTGATGGCGATCCATTGAAGTCTAAGTCTCGTCGCACAATGTACAGTTTATTGTATTAG
- a CDS encoding guanosine-5'-triphosphate,3'-diphosphate pyrophosphatase yields MENQPITSVTNEDQLYAAVDLGSNSFHLVIVRVVSGSVQIIGKVKQKVRLAAGLNDGMMLDQVSMERGWRCLETFAERLQDIPLSNIKVVGTATLRLAKNANVFIEKAQQILNQKLEVISGEEEARQIYLGVAYTSANQGNTLVIDIGGASTEVIIGNDMQPINLVSLNMGCVTFKERYFIDGVISEQNMHNAIEEAKQKLLPVIDDFICFDWQQCLGASGTPQAVVEILVEQGISDAIRLDYLHNLVQQCIDCGNLDNLDIEGLTEARRAIFPSGLCILVALFEQLKIQEMQISGGALREGLIYGMLENCEKNDRRSHSINDAIKTYHIDEQQAQRVCNVAVNFYKQLCSQSNICNFDALAVIEAASLLHEIGLHIEYKQYHIHGAYILSHINLNGYSQMQRKSIRDLVLSHRAELDLNKFSQYHPDMQPLLYGLVRILRLSCLLSIRRKDDLLPEIKLQIDEQHWHLTFPEGWLRAHPLIDVELANEKWLQHKAGLPLSFR; encoded by the coding sequence ATGGAAAATCAGCCAATTACATCGGTAACCAATGAAGACCAACTGTATGCCGCAGTTGATCTCGGTTCCAACAGTTTTCATTTAGTTATCGTTAGGGTCGTTTCTGGCTCGGTTCAAATTATTGGCAAAGTAAAACAAAAAGTAAGATTAGCCGCTGGCTTAAATGACGGCATGATGCTTGACCAAGTCAGCATGGAGCGAGGCTGGCGTTGCTTGGAAACCTTTGCCGAACGCCTGCAAGACATCCCCTTATCGAACATCAAAGTAGTTGGCACCGCCACCTTACGTTTAGCCAAAAATGCCAATGTATTCATCGAAAAAGCGCAACAAATTCTAAATCAAAAACTCGAAGTTATCAGTGGCGAAGAAGAAGCGCGCCAAATCTATTTGGGCGTAGCCTATACATCCGCGAACCAAGGAAATACCTTAGTCATTGATATTGGTGGAGCCAGCACTGAAGTGATTATTGGCAATGACATGCAGCCCATCAACCTGGTTAGCTTAAACATGGGATGCGTGACATTTAAAGAACGATATTTTATCGATGGGGTTATATCTGAACAGAACATGCACAACGCCATTGAAGAAGCCAAACAAAAATTATTGCCTGTTATAGATGATTTTATTTGTTTCGATTGGCAGCAATGCCTTGGCGCTTCTGGGACTCCCCAAGCCGTTGTTGAGATCCTCGTCGAACAAGGTATTAGTGATGCCATTCGCTTAGATTATTTGCATAACTTGGTACAGCAATGCATTGATTGTGGCAATTTAGATAATTTAGATATTGAAGGCCTTACAGAGGCAAGACGAGCCATATTCCCGAGTGGTTTGTGTATTTTAGTCGCATTATTTGAACAACTTAAAATCCAAGAAATGCAAATCTCAGGTGGCGCTCTCAGGGAAGGTTTGATTTATGGGATGCTTGAGAATTGCGAAAAAAATGACCGCCGCAGTCATTCAATTAACGATGCCATTAAAACCTATCATATCGATGAACAACAAGCACAAAGAGTGTGTAATGTTGCGGTCAACTTTTATAAACAATTGTGTTCACAATCTAATATTTGTAATTTTGATGCATTAGCCGTTATTGAAGCTGCATCGTTATTGCACGAAATTGGTTTGCATATTGAATATAAACAATACCATATCCATGGTGCTTATATTCTTAGCCATATTAACCTTAACGGCTACTCACAAATGCAACGTAAGAGTATTCGAGATTTAGTATTGAGTCATCGAGCAGAACTAGATTTGAATAAGTTCTCCCAATATCACCCTGATATGCAACCTTTGTTATACGGATTGGTTCGCATCTTAAGGTTGTCGTGTTTACTTTCGATTCGCAGAAAAGATGACTTGTTGCCGGAAATTAAGTTACAAATTGATGAGCAACATTGGCACTTAACTTTTCCAGAGGGTTGGCTCAGAGCTCACCCTCTGATAGATGTAGAACTGGCGAATGAAAAGTGGCTACAGCACAAAGCCGGATTACCACTTTCCTTCCGTTAG
- the rhlB gene encoding ATP-dependent RNA helicase RhlB has protein sequence MQTTHLTETHFSDLPIHEDVLKALTEANFIHCTPIQALSLPHLLEGQDIAGQAQTGTGKTIAFLVATFHRLLTHPNESGKQPKAIIMAPTRELAVQIYNDAELLSKHTGLSLGLIYGGEGYQSQRESLQSGVDIIIGTTGRIIDYYKQNVFSLENIQVAVLDEADRMFDLGFIKDIRYMFRRMPDATKRLSMLFSATLSYRVQELAYEHMNNPTHVKVEHDKQTASRIQEELFYPSDEDKMLLLLTLLEDEWPEKAIVFANTKHTCEKLSDWLEADGHRVGLLSGDVPQRKRLKILEDFSKDKLDILVATDVAARGLHIEKVTHVFNYDLPDDAEDYVHRIGRTGRAGKSGHAISFACEKYALNLPAIESYISRPIPVSNYDQESLLEDITPPKPQYKKRQQSGKTYQKRPNNRNQKRR, from the coding sequence ATGCAAACTACACATTTAACTGAAACACATTTTTCTGATCTGCCCATCCATGAGGATGTTTTAAAGGCATTAACAGAAGCAAACTTTATCCACTGCACGCCAATACAGGCGTTAAGTCTGCCGCACCTTTTGGAAGGGCAAGACATTGCAGGTCAAGCTCAAACAGGAACAGGAAAAACTATTGCTTTTCTTGTTGCCACATTTCATCGATTACTGACTCATCCAAATGAATCAGGTAAGCAACCTAAAGCTATTATAATGGCACCTACTCGAGAATTGGCAGTACAAATTTACAATGACGCCGAATTATTGAGTAAACACACCGGATTATCGCTTGGTTTGATATATGGGGGTGAAGGTTACCAAAGTCAACGGGAATCTTTGCAATCAGGTGTAGATATTATTATTGGCACCACTGGCCGTATAATCGATTATTACAAACAAAATGTTTTTTCCTTGGAAAATATTCAAGTTGCTGTGCTCGACGAAGCAGATCGCATGTTCGATTTAGGCTTCATTAAAGACATTCGATATATGTTCAGACGCATGCCCGATGCAACCAAACGTTTAAGCATGTTATTTTCTGCCACTTTGTCTTATCGAGTTCAAGAACTTGCTTACGAGCATATGAACAACCCCACACATGTGAAGGTTGAACACGACAAACAAACAGCCAGCCGTATCCAAGAAGAGTTATTTTATCCTTCTGATGAAGATAAAATGCTGCTACTTCTGACCTTGCTAGAAGACGAATGGCCTGAAAAAGCGATTGTTTTTGCTAACACCAAACATACCTGTGAGAAACTCAGTGATTGGTTGGAAGCCGATGGTCATCGTGTAGGCTTGTTAAGTGGTGATGTTCCACAACGTAAACGTTTAAAAATACTAGAAGATTTTAGTAAAGATAAACTGGATATTCTGGTTGCCACCGATGTAGCTGCTCGTGGTTTACATATCGAAAAAGTGACCCACGTTTTCAACTATGACCTACCCGATGATGCGGAAGATTACGTTCACCGCATTGGACGAACTGGTCGCGCTGGCAAAAGTGGACATGCAATTAGCTTCGCTTGTGAAAAATATGCGTTGAATTTACCTGCAATTGAAAGCTATATTAGCCGTCCTATTCCAGTAAGTAATTATGACCAAGAATCGCTACTTGAAGATATAACACCACCTAAACCGCAGTACAAAAAGCGACAACAAAGTGGTAAAACGTATCAGAAGCGACCGAATAACCGCAATCAGAAAAGGCGTTAA
- the trxA gene encoding thioredoxin TrxA: MSDKIIQLSDDSFEADVINAAGPVLVDFWAEWCGPCKMIAPILEEVAGEFDGKLTVGKLNVDENNETPPKYGIRGIPTLLLFKDGNVAATKVGALSKTQLAEFLNDNI; this comes from the coding sequence ATGAGCGACAAAATTATCCAGTTATCTGACGATAGTTTCGAGGCCGATGTTATCAATGCTGCTGGTCCTGTCCTAGTTGATTTCTGGGCGGAATGGTGCGGCCCATGTAAAATGATTGCGCCAATTCTAGAAGAAGTTGCTGGCGAGTTCGACGGCAAGTTAACAGTTGGCAAGTTGAATGTCGATGAAAATAATGAAACTCCGCCAAAGTATGGCATCCGTGGTATACCCACTTTGCTATTGTTTAAGGACGGAAATGTCGCTGCTACCAAAGTAGGTGCATTGTCAAAAACCCAGTTAGCTGAGTTTTTGAACGACAATATCTAA
- the rho gene encoding transcription termination factor Rho — MNLTELKNKPISELVALAEKMGLDNMARARKQDIIFAILKAHAKSGEDIFGDGVLEILQDGFGFLRSSDSSYLAGPDDIYVSPSQIRRFNLRTGDTIAGKIRPPKDSERYFALLKINQVNFDKPENSRNKILFENLTPLHANRRFTLQRGNGSTEDLTARILDLASPIGAGQRGLIVAPPKAGKTLLLQNIAQSIAANHPECELMVLLIDERPEEVTEMQRLVQGEVVASTFDEPASRHVQVAEMVIEKAKRLVEHKKDVVILLDSITRLARAYNTVIPSSGKVLTGGVDANALHKPKRFFGAARNVEEGGSLTIIATALIDTGSKMDEVIYEEFKGTGNMELHLNRKIAEKRVFPAIDFNRSGTRREELLTTQEELQKMWILRKIVHEMSEIDAIEFLIGRLAMTKTNEEFFDAMKRQKS, encoded by the coding sequence ATGAATTTAACAGAATTAAAGAATAAACCGATCAGCGAACTTGTAGCATTAGCCGAAAAGATGGGCCTAGATAATATGGCTCGGGCTCGCAAACAAGACATTATATTTGCCATACTGAAAGCGCACGCAAAAAGCGGCGAAGATATTTTCGGAGATGGCGTACTCGAAATACTCCAAGATGGTTTTGGATTTTTACGGTCATCAGATTCTTCATATTTGGCCGGTCCGGATGATATTTATGTATCTCCCAGCCAAATTCGCCGGTTTAACTTGCGAACCGGAGACACCATCGCTGGAAAAATACGTCCACCTAAAGACAGCGAAAGATATTTTGCACTACTGAAAATCAATCAAGTTAATTTCGACAAACCAGAAAACTCCCGCAACAAAATCCTTTTTGAAAACTTAACACCGTTACACGCTAATCGACGTTTTACGTTGCAACGTGGGAATGGTAGTACAGAGGATTTGACTGCAAGAATTTTAGATTTGGCTTCACCCATTGGTGCTGGTCAACGTGGTTTGATTGTTGCTCCGCCTAAAGCCGGTAAAACATTATTGCTGCAGAATATTGCGCAATCAATTGCAGCTAATCATCCAGAATGCGAATTAATGGTATTGTTGATCGATGAGCGTCCAGAAGAAGTAACTGAAATGCAACGTTTGGTGCAAGGTGAGGTTGTTGCCTCTACGTTTGACGAGCCAGCGAGTCGCCACGTTCAGGTTGCTGAGATGGTCATTGAGAAAGCCAAGCGTTTAGTTGAACATAAAAAAGACGTGGTAATACTACTCGACTCTATTACTCGTTTAGCGCGTGCTTACAACACCGTTATACCTTCATCAGGTAAAGTACTAACCGGTGGTGTTGATGCTAACGCCTTGCACAAACCAAAGCGTTTCTTTGGTGCTGCACGTAATGTGGAAGAAGGCGGTAGCTTGACCATTATTGCAACAGCATTGATCGACACTGGTTCGAAGATGGACGAAGTCATTTACGAAGAATTTAAAGGTACAGGTAATATGGAACTGCACCTTAACCGTAAAATTGCTGAAAAACGTGTGTTCCCAGCTATCGATTTCAATCGTTCTGGTACTCGTCGTGAAGAATTGCTTACCACTCAAGAAGAATTACAGAAAATGTGGATCTTACGTAAGATAGTCCACGAAATGTCTGAGATTGACGCTATCGAATTCTTAATTGGTAGATTAGCCATGACTAAAACCAATGAAGAATTTTTTGATGCGATGAAACGTCAAAAAAGCTAA
- a CDS encoding amidohydrolase — MNKLLLTLSLLPTLCFADTVDLMADKIEAKVIQWRHHLHENPELSNREVKTAEYIAKHLKSLGLEVQTGVAVTGVVAILDSGKPGPVVGLRADIDGLPVPENNDLPWKSKARGEYNGKDVPVMHACGHDTHIAMLMGAAEILVGMKDELRGKVKFIFQPAEEGAPSGEEGGAELMVKEGVLKNPDVDAIFGLHISSLADVNTVLYREGGVMAAVDPFKIVIKGKQAHGAYPWMSVDPIVTAAQMIMSIQTIVSREVQLLDDAAVVTFGAINGGVRSNIIPNEVELVGTIRTLNKKARDLMYEAMPRKVKGIADSMRAEAELTLPLDYSYPITFNDHDLTSTMLPTLIKTAGEDKVIYSKPVTGAEDFSFFQEQIPGLYLWVGGKPLDVDPKDAPAHHTPDFYVDDEGMKLGVRLLTNMTIDYMKQN, encoded by the coding sequence ATGAACAAGCTACTCCTCACATTGTCACTTTTACCTACCTTATGTTTTGCTGACACTGTCGATCTAATGGCGGATAAAATTGAAGCCAAAGTTATTCAATGGCGTCATCATTTACATGAAAATCCTGAGCTATCAAATCGTGAAGTTAAAACTGCTGAATACATTGCTAAACACTTAAAGTCACTAGGGCTGGAAGTTCAAACTGGTGTGGCAGTGACCGGCGTGGTGGCAATTTTAGATAGTGGCAAGCCCGGACCTGTCGTTGGCTTACGAGCTGATATTGATGGTTTACCGGTTCCAGAAAATAATGATTTACCTTGGAAATCTAAAGCCAGGGGCGAATACAATGGTAAAGATGTACCTGTGATGCATGCCTGTGGACATGATACGCACATTGCAATGCTGATGGGAGCGGCTGAAATTCTAGTGGGAATGAAAGACGAGCTGCGTGGAAAAGTGAAATTTATTTTTCAACCAGCTGAAGAGGGAGCACCTAGCGGAGAAGAAGGTGGCGCTGAATTAATGGTGAAAGAGGGCGTTCTTAAAAACCCAGATGTGGACGCTATATTTGGACTACACATTAGCTCACTTGCCGATGTTAATACTGTTTTGTATCGCGAAGGTGGTGTAATGGCGGCGGTAGACCCTTTCAAAATTGTTATAAAAGGCAAGCAAGCACATGGCGCTTACCCATGGATGAGTGTTGATCCTATTGTCACGGCTGCACAAATGATTATGAGTATTCAAACCATCGTCAGTCGTGAAGTTCAACTTTTAGACGATGCTGCCGTGGTAACCTTTGGCGCAATTAATGGTGGAGTGCGCTCTAATATCATTCCTAACGAAGTTGAGCTGGTGGGCACTATTCGCACCTTAAACAAAAAAGCCCGTGACCTCATGTATGAAGCCATGCCAAGAAAGGTTAAAGGCATCGCCGATAGTATGCGTGCTGAAGCTGAGCTAACGCTTCCATTAGACTATTCTTATCCAATTACCTTTAATGATCATGACTTGACATCGACTATGCTGCCAACTCTTATTAAGACCGCTGGCGAAGATAAAGTGATTTACAGTAAACCGGTAACAGGCGCAGAAGATTTCTCGTTCTTCCAAGAACAGATCCCAGGGTTGTACTTATGGGTTGGTGGAAAACCTTTAGACGTTGACCCTAAAGATGCGCCTGCTCACCACACTCCTGATTTTTATGTGGATGACGAGGGAATGAAATTAGGCGTTCGTCTATTAACTAATATGACAATCGACTACATGAAACAAAATTAG